A part of Crassostrea angulata isolate pt1a10 chromosome 5, ASM2561291v2, whole genome shotgun sequence genomic DNA contains:
- the LOC128182773 gene encoding uncharacterized protein LOC128182773: MEKNNQTQIERRNRGQVQRDLLGSTPSWVARFTKFPLQKKAPMDQPMQVKLLKNKGRRVVEMEELLKYQSETHTKKIKAQMTRVFGELMTCHVQQCIKKNKKRMDEVLQELMTFHDKQKIHKNKVLMREVFTELRTFHEQRKAEKTKEQMRTVLTEIMMFHSQQKMRTSKKLMTTVFAELMTYHAQQRTKQIKEKMRQVCAELMTIHAQREAQTDKMMKRMQLVFDELLQTNTERKKLKLLEEEEEFVPRKLFLFNIISFKQTDDDHLLQGPRYPDLSSLVASAELELPPESLYGACYVVDDENKGDDEEKMEIPSNNLEKKKNGWRRRIRKFLGLK, from the exons ATGGAGAAGAAT AATCAAACTCAAATCGAAAGGAGAAACAGAGGGCAGGTCCAGAGGGATTTATTg ggATCCACGCCATCTTGGGTCGCCAGGTTCACTAAATTCCCTCTCCAAAAGAAAGCCCCCATG GACCAACCAATGCAAGTGAAATTGCTGAAGAATAAAGGAAGGAGAGTGGTTGAAATGGAGGAACTATTG AAGTATCAATCCGAGACGCACACCAAAAAAATCAAAGCACAAATGACCCGAGTTTTTGGAGAGCTTATG ACATGTCACGTTCAACAATGcatcaagaaaaacaaaaaaagaatggATGAAGTTCTTCAAGAGCTTATG acaTTTCATGATAAGCAGAAAATACATAAGAACAAAGTACTAATGCGTGAAGTTTTTACAGAGCTAAGG ACATTTCATGAACAACGAAAGGCTGAAAAGACCAAGGAGCAAATGCGTACAGTTTTAACAGAGATAATG ATGTTTCATTCTCAGCAAAAGATGAGGACGTCCAAGAAACTCATGACTACAGTTTTTGCAGAGCTAATG actTATCATGCTCAGCAAAGGACTAAGCAGATCAAAGAGAAAATGCGTCAAGTTTGTGCAGAACTTATG aCGATTCACGCTCAACGTGAAGCACAAACAGACAAGATGATGAAAAGAATGCAGTTAGTGTTTGACGAGCTACTG caAACTAACACTGAAAGGAAAAAGTTGAAATTAttggaggaggaggaggagttCGTACCGAGAAAGCTGTTCCTGTTCAACATCATCAGTTTCAAGCAAACCGATGATGACCATCTACTCCAG GGTCCGAGGTATCCAGACCTATCAAGCCTTGTGGCATCAGCTGAACTTGAACTACCCCCAGAGTCCTTATATGGTGCCTGCTACGTTGTTGATGATGAAAACAAAGGCGACGACGAAGAGAAAatggag ATTCCATCAAATAATTTGGAGAAGAAAAAGAATGGATGGAGAAGAAGAATTAGAAAGTTTTTAGGATTGAAATAG